ACATAATAAACCCGGAATTGTGGATGCTGAAGATGAACCAGTTAATAATAAGCCAATAAAAGATGCTAAAAAAACATTCCGTTAAAAAAAAGAGCCTAGGGCTCTTTTTTTATTGTAAAATCATTTATTTTCATATTCGTTAGTAATCTTATTTCCTCTAAAACCATAATTAGTAGAGACTCTTCGTCCAATGCTAGTGATTTTACCTGTTATGCAACCCCTACAATGGGCAGGAGTATCACCGGTACATATTTTCCCAGGATATAGTGCATACTGTTTTCTATATTCACCTTCTGTAACATTGGGCATAACAACATTGGCACCACTTTGCAAGGCCATAAGTCTTCCGTTTTTATTTAAGGACTCCATAGCCGTTGTTGCAGGTATATTAATGTCTGGTAGGAGCAAACGGGTTATAGCCATAACCTTAAGTGCCATAGTCAACTCCTTACCCTTAGCATTTGAAAGAGGTGTGTCTTCATTTGGAATAAAAGGTCCTATGCCTAACATGTCAGCATCAATTTCTTTGAAAAATAATATGTCATCCGCATAGGATTCTATAGTTTGGTTTGGAAGTCCAACCATAACACCTGTTCCAACTTCAAAACCTAATTCTCTTAACATTTTCAAGCAATTCAGTCTGGTTTGGTGGCTCATGCCTGGATCTAGTTCTTCATATAGGTCTTTGTCTGTTGTTTCAATTCTAAGAAGATATCTATCAGCACCAGCATCCCTAAAAGCTTTATATTCATCATAAGTTTTTTCGCCTATACTTAAAGTTAGGGCTAAATCTAAATCTTTTATTCCTTTTATTATTCTAACAATTCTATCACTTGTGTAATAATCATCTTCTCCACCTTGAAGCACTATGGTTTTATAACCAAAGGACTTAGCCTTAGTAGCAAAGTCTAAAATTTGTTCTTCTGTTAATCTGTACCTAATTATCTTTTTATTATCACGGCGAAGTCCACAGTAAAGACAATTCCTTTTGCATATATTAGTAAATTCAATAAGACCTCTAAGATGGACTTCATCACCTAAATATTTGTTTCTAACTTCATCCGCCGCGTTAAATAGTTCTTGGTCGACATCATTGCTTATTAAAAGAGAGATGATTTCTTCTTTGTTTAATATATGTTCTGTTTTTGCCTTATTTATGATTTCTAATAATTTCATTATTATGGTACCCCCTAGTATTTCTCTGAGGGAAATAAAAGTTATGAACTCTTATTTCCTTTCTGTTATCCGGAGTAAAAAACAATTAACAATTGTTTTTCCTCTAAGGTATAGTGTTAAGACTATCATAATATTATTAAAAATATATGTAAAGATAAATAAAAAAAATTTATAATATATTAGTGAATTTAAGTATATACTAATAAAGTACATTAGTGAATAATTATTATTGACTTATGTGAGGAAAAATGTTATTATCAAGGTATAGATTAATTGCATACGATTCAAGTTATAGGAATAAGAATAAAGGAGAGATCATTTATGAATAAAGTTGAAATTTATACAAGTAATAGTTGTGGATATTGTCATATGGCTAAGGAGTTTTTTAACGAAAACAATATTGATTTTATAGAGCATAATATTTCTGAAGATCCTGAAGCAAAAAAAGCACTTATAAAAAAGGGATACAGAGGAGTGCCAGTAATAGATATAAACGGAGAAGAAATGGTTGGCTTTGATAAGGAAAAAGTGGTTGCGCTATTAAAATTATAAAAAAAATAAAAATAGATTTTTTAAAAAGAAAGCAATGGATAGTTTTAACTATTAGCTTTCTTTTTATTTTATAGTAAATTATATAACGATTATAGATAGATTTCATGAATAAAATTAGTGGGGTGTTGTTGTGAAATGTCATCAAACATTAATAAACCAATAAAAAAAACATTAATAAACCAATAAAAAACATTAATAAACCAATAAAAACGTTGACATGTACAATGTTAACTGATAGAATACAAAGAGTAGTCACTTGGTGACGAATAAACATTTTAAATTGGTCTTTGAAAATTAAACAGAGAAATAGGTAAAATAGCGAAATAATATTTCGTTAGACCAGTTAATTACTTTAGATAAAAAAGTAATTTTAGTCGTAAGACTAAAAAGTATGTAATGAGCTTGCTAACCAGCTTAACAGTTGGCGCAGATTATTCATTTCAAATAAAAAGTGTAAACTTTTAAATTGAGAGTTTGATCCTGGCTCAGGACGAACGCTGGCGGCGTGCCTAACACATGCAAGTCGAGCGATGAAACCCTTCGGGGTGGATTAGCGGCGGACGGGTGAGTAACACGTGGGTAACCTGCCTCAAAGAGGGGAATAGCCTCCCGAAAGGGAGATTAATACCGCATAATATGTTTTGGTCGCATGATTGAGACATCAAAGGATTCTCTTTAGAGTTTCCACTTTGAGATGGACCCGCGGCGCATTAGCTAGTTGGTGAGGTAACGGCCCACCAAGGCAACGATGCGTAGCCGACCTGAGAGGGTGATCGGCCACATTGGAACTGAGACACGGTCCAGACTCCTACGGGAGGCAGCAGTGGGGAATATTGCGCAATGGGGGAAACCCTGACGCAGCAACGCCGCGTGAATGATGAAGGCCTTCGGGTTGT
This DNA window, taken from Clostridium estertheticum, encodes the following:
- the hydE gene encoding [FeFe] hydrogenase H-cluster radical SAM maturase HydE: MKLLEIINKAKTEHILNKEEIISLLISNDVDQELFNAADEVRNKYLGDEVHLRGLIEFTNICKRNCLYCGLRRDNKKIIRYRLTEEQILDFATKAKSFGYKTIVLQGGEDDYYTSDRIVRIIKGIKDLDLALTLSIGEKTYDEYKAFRDAGADRYLLRIETTDKDLYEELDPGMSHQTRLNCLKMLRELGFEVGTGVMVGLPNQTIESYADDILFFKEIDADMLGIGPFIPNEDTPLSNAKGKELTMALKVMAITRLLLPDINIPATTAMESLNKNGRLMALQSGANVVMPNVTEGEYRKQYALYPGKICTGDTPAHCRGCITGKITSIGRRVSTNYGFRGNKITNEYENK
- a CDS encoding glutaredoxin family protein; the encoded protein is MNKVEIYTSNSCGYCHMAKEFFNENNIDFIEHNISEDPEAKKALIKKGYRGVPVIDINGEEMVGFDKEKVVALLKL